The following coding sequences are from one Bacteroidota bacterium window:
- a CDS encoding branched-chain amino acid aminotransferase, producing the protein MSYKISVERIKKSGIDQVDFNNLPFGKHFSDHMFVADYENGEWGNCKIVPFGEISIHPALSSLHYGQSIFEGIKAEKDPDGIPVIFRPLKSVNRFNISADRMAMPEVPEELFMSALDKLLTVDRDWIPTSTGSSLYIRPFMFASEKFIGIKAGEHFRFMIFTSPVGVYYDRPVKVFIHDKYIRAFPGGAGYAKCAGNYGAAMMPMREVQKMGYDQILWLDGIHHRYLQEIGTMNVFVIIDGVLITPSLEQGTILDGITRDSIIKLAEDEGYVVQEREIAVDEVINAYHEGKLEDMFGSGTAAVLSQIGEFHYKGENYVLPPLEGREISNKLKARLTSIKSGQAEDVFGWLHRVPVSSHVSL; encoded by the coding sequence ATGAGTTACAAAATAAGCGTAGAAAGGATAAAGAAATCAGGGATTGATCAGGTGGATTTCAACAACCTTCCTTTTGGCAAACACTTTTCTGACCACATGTTTGTGGCCGATTATGAAAACGGAGAATGGGGAAACTGTAAAATAGTTCCGTTTGGAGAGATATCTATTCATCCAGCGCTCTCTTCGCTACACTATGGGCAGTCTATTTTTGAAGGAATTAAGGCGGAAAAAGACCCTGATGGGATTCCGGTGATATTTCGGCCTTTGAAAAGCGTAAACCGATTTAATATTTCGGCTGATCGTATGGCCATGCCGGAAGTGCCAGAAGAACTCTTTATGAGTGCTTTAGACAAACTACTGACTGTGGACCGCGATTGGATTCCTACTTCGACCGGTTCATCTTTATATATACGGCCATTTATGTTTGCCTCAGAAAAGTTTATTGGTATCAAGGCAGGGGAGCATTTTCGATTTATGATTTTTACTTCCCCAGTGGGGGTTTATTATGACCGCCCGGTGAAGGTATTTATACATGACAAATATATCAGAGCTTTTCCTGGTGGGGCCGGATATGCTAAATGTGCCGGAAATTATGGAGCAGCTATGATGCCGATGCGCGAAGTTCAGAAGATGGGCTATGACCAGATTCTTTGGTTAGACGGCATTCACCACCGCTACCTACAGGAAATTGGCACCATGAATGTTTTTGTGATTATTGATGGAGTGCTGATCACCCCATCATTAGAGCAGGGTACTATTCTAGATGGCATCACCCGCGATAGTATTATAAAGTTGGCAGAGGACGAGGGCTATGTAGTACAAGAGCGCGAGATTGCGGTAGATGAAGTTATCAACGCTTATCATGAGGGCAAACTTGAAGATATGTTTGGAAGCGGAACGGCTGCTGTCCTTTCACAGATAGGGGAGTTTCATTATAAAGGTGAAAATTATGTATTGCCTCCGTTGGAAGGACGTGAAATATCGAATAAGCTAAAAGCTCGGCTTACTTCTATTAAATCAGGTCAGGCAGAGGACGTATTTGGTTGGTTGCACCGTGTACCGGTTTCCTCGCACGTTAGCCTTTAA